ATGGTTACGTATCGTCAAAAATGAGATTTTATCAAGGTCCAAGTAACATGAATGACATGCATCTGGTTGactcataaaaaaaacatcaggTTCAATACACAAAGAAACAGTTTGAGGTTCCAGTTTCTGAGATGTCATTTCCATCTGCTGGCAGCCCAAGTTATGGCATCTTTGTTGTGTGTTCCTGAACCTGAAGACATTCCATCCTTGCGTGTCTCTGAACCAGGAGTCACTGCATCAGCACTTCAGCACAGATTTCATCATATTCAATCTAGCGACCAACTGACCATCCAATTCTGGGTCAGTTAGCACACATGCATTTCAGTGTAACAAAGCTCAGCAGAAATGAGGTATATTTCACTGTCAGCCTGAATCACCTTAGAGTTAGACACACACTCACCTTTCACTCGACCACATTTCAGGATTTGGTGATCTGGCCAACGAGCAGGTTAACAAAACCCAAATAATCTGCTCGATCGGTTCGCTTAACGCATTTGCTGCCAGTATGGGAAGGCAGAACATGGCATTTAACCTGTTAGGCGTCGTGTTGGCCTTCAGACTCTAACTACTAACGGCCACGCATGCATGATTGCAACATTTCTAACTAGACTTGCAGAATTAACTTGTAAATAACATAGAAAAAAGGCAACACCCTTGCAGGTTGATCACACAACACCATTGCAGTATGATTGCAACATTTGCAACTACCAAATTCATCACAGCATTTTGTCTGCGTGAAAGCAACAAAACATATACGAACCTGCAACGTGTCAAAACAACTTGtgcaacataaaaaaataatctcaAATTAGTGACCTCGCATCATCAACATTTGAGGCACCTTCCTCACTACCACGAGCTTGTCGATGATGTTCTCGCCTCACCTCGCCAGAGCTCTATGCTACCGGATCTGGTGAGCCTGGAACCATCTACCTTGGCCCCCATCTTCCGTGATCTTACCAAATTGAGAACCTCCGTTTCAGGCTCCAAATAGAGGTCCCATGGTGAGTTTGGTGACTTGTTTCATCTAGTGCATAAGGTAGGACAACGATAAGTGGTGGAAAAGAGTAGGAAGGCCGTGCGATTCATGGCGATCTCAAGAGCGAGCGTTGTTAGACGATTCCTCGTCAATGGGTATGAGTAAGATAGCAAACTGAGGGAATTTTTAAATATCTCAAACACATTATATGCAATAAAGAAACAacatctcattttttttcttacaagTGCATATACGAacttttttaataaaaaaatatctcaCATGTAGACATTGGAATGTACTCTgtatctgaatttttttatgataAAAATACATTGATTTTGCAGGCCCTTTtaaaattaacaaaaatatGAAGAGAATCAAAGTCTCAAATTGtatgttctttgtttttttcataTCGAAAAATGAGGATTTTTCCATGAAACTTCCTGGGAGCACATAATACCGAGCCACGGGCAcgtgatatatattttttcaaaatattttcatgagCTGAAAGAATTTATTTGGCTTTTACGTTACACGATTGACTTTTATTCTCTCCCGAGCACCCTTCGGGATTACTACGTTACACGAGACGGACTTATTCTTATCTCATACTACTACAATTGTATATACTCCATACATGTTTGGTCGTGTTTAATtagctcgctcgctcgcttgTGGGCAGAAGACGACCTGATAGTTAGTGCCCCCGGGGCAAGTGAAGGTGCTGGTCTGGTCATCCTTGGGGTAGCTGTACGCGTCGGGGCACTGCCCCTTGAAGAACCTGGAGTAATCGGTCGGCCCGCAGTTGTCCGCGGCCGTGCCGGTGCAGCAGTACCTGTCCTCCTTGAACACCGTGCAAGCGTTGTTGCACCCGCCGGGGGCCTTGAGCTCGGACGGGCACTGCGCCGTGACGTCCGCGTCGCAGCGCGGCCCGCCCTTGTCGCACCCTGCCGTGCCGTCGGCGGGCAAGAAGTCCATGGGCACGTTGAAGCCGTCGATGAGTGAGATGTCGAAGAAGTCGAGGTCGTTGAACTTGTTGAGCCCGAACTCGGCAAGCGTGTTGGGCGCCTGCCCGTAGCCCGTGCACTGCAGCACGCCGCCGCAGTCGCCTGTTTGACACCGCccgttgccgttgccgtcGAAGTCGCAGCCCGTGCGCGCCCACACGCGCCCGCCCGTCGTGCCGGCCGGCACGTCGATGGTCCAGTGCTGCCCCGCGTCCAGctgcttgccgccgccggatgGGACGGCCGCCGCCCACACGGTGAACTGGCACTTGTTGGTGATGGTGAACGTTGCAGCGTGGGTGAAGGcaacgaggaggaagaacggGAGGATGCGCAGGACCCAGG
This is a stretch of genomic DNA from Brachypodium distachyon strain Bd21 chromosome 1, Brachypodium_distachyon_v3.0, whole genome shotgun sequence. It encodes these proteins:
- the LOC100840672 gene encoding alpha-amylase/trypsin inhibitor → MAMLNTSWVLRILPFFLLVAFTHAATFTITNKCQFTVWAAAVPSGGGKQLDAGQHWTIDVPAGTTGGRVWARTGCDFDGNGNGRCQTGDCGGVLQCTGYGQAPNTLAEFGLNKFNDLDFFDISLIDGFNVPMDFLPADGTAGCDKGGPRCDADVTAQCPSELKAPGGCNNACTVFKEDRYCCTGTAADNCGPTDYSRFFKGQCPDAYSYPKDDQTSTFTCPGGTNYQVVFCPQASERAN